From Scatophagus argus isolate fScaArg1 chromosome 10, fScaArg1.pri, whole genome shotgun sequence, a single genomic window includes:
- the c1d gene encoding nuclear nucleic acid-binding protein C1D, whose product MAADIRTEDYPHEIDEQLAGFDSSVSSVKTMLEKLISMPRNDLLQRLDPLDQAKLDLMSAYTLNSLFWMYLTTQGVNPREHGIKQELERIRTYMNKVKELTDKKKAARLDKGAASRFVRNALYEPDDKDSRKKAASRKAANTASDAPPSKLPKRS is encoded by the exons ATGGCAGCGGACATCAGAACTGAGGATTATCCTCACGAGATAGACGAACAGCTCGCCGGGTTCGACTCTTCCGTTTCTTCTGTCAAAACCATGTTGGAGAAGTTGATTTCGATGCCCAGGAACGACCTGCTGCAGAGG CTGGACCCTTTGGATCAAGCCAAGCTGGATCTGATGAGTGCCTACACCCTTAATTCATTATTCTGGA TGTACTTGACTACGCAAGGAGTAAATCCCAGAGAACATGGAATCAAACAGGAGCTG GAACGAATAAGGACATatatgaacaaagtgaaagagcTCACAGACAAGAAGAAAGCCGCCCGTCTGGATAAGGGGGCTGCCTCACGGTTCGTCAGAAATGCTCTCTACGAGCCAGACGACAAAGATTCCAGGAAAAAAGCTGCGTCCAGGAAAGCAGCAAACACAGCATCTGACGCCCCACCATCAAAGCTTCCAAAACGGAGCTGA
- the LOC124065539 gene encoding uncharacterized protein LOC124065539, with the protein MDNCDLEKLSVSGAKLHPAFTPEVTHYKVTVECNVSEVTVDLITSDCGASYSILFGDGSSTIKLNDGLNRVEIEVVAEDGTIKKYCVEITRLSAKVAELSNLALDGDIPLHPEFCTNIYEYNSLVPFHCNAVTLLPKVADKNIKLEVNGEGGSQQVPLNFGDTVVEISVCSADGSNSQVYTLLVTRKLIPMAVTFADEKQQLDYECPVSLTAFYRPVSINHSDPKHILSRPYIEMLARRSKVDPLNDCPLGDGWKVVELDLDRKMSAALVNCFFAYRGCGGVMKLSELGSHSVDCPHKPTGYLDAKDVTETGWYKKHFASSGCLELETKHTLEVRSWEKRLQMTIGEDNVDKLCALAQDHLKVYRQHLPKPGDMLQYKDDQSPLHSLEQAAAHYASAIRLSSRDARLHFLLGVVLEEQHYATEIYGLQRKADGDRDELSDAKSTARQDDILAVCKLHGYLGTPTVQNQLQALDKEYQQLKEQGQSSKADYVQTLYIWLSKKTGKMSLDSHAAVQDEESCVHRALMKYLDAWSLSPDSWEYNLHVGRLLLLRGRSREALQHLQSGLALHPLHPALRFFTGLALLQQEQKASEDTEKEAALFLQQGLEHFVSQRCSKSWVEQGLSEPLSSLNTQFLRGLLTLGQLQQRNTLSGKAMSAEQVYHTVAVLTAQSVSQCVCRGKASGELEWVLLDAQFALLQRLIQQGKRQAKPGTERQSLTAKRCQALTALIRLTSIAPCQELLDMQEKACQLAVVTTPRSSHALCLLGQVQLAQYDNNPKSDRSKEAITDACLSFQASIELEHKSQSGEPIEQLSRQKWWQDWQEEENKKAATQSITHPAGVKGPSDTTMAKRGVKQGRGGPGQGRVAAAVTKGPAATPPAPIRGGKAARPPAKTPAARGKAGAGTKPDKSSKPSNNSPKPQFAASKSKQECCPDTAEIAEEPAVADRASISGPVNRRSHVSRLGLARAFSRSADTQDQAKQLYHEVISMAPGVHDAYIELAQLLEPSDPQAAVEVYCRFPLRPVAEQSFDDAFITGEIVRMLMSLEQYDHPQLGLSLVAYGKVMGLSCIDKYINILDEKSMTKLLKSVYAKIHDRQEDDQDLQDFFKFRCWL; encoded by the exons ATGGACAACTGTGATTTGGAGAAGCTCTCCGTCTCTGGTGCGAAGCTCCATCCAGCGTTCACTCCAGAAGTCACACACTACAAAGTGACAGTTGAATGCAATGTCAGCGAAGTGACTGTGGACTTGATTACTAGCGACTGTGGGGCTTCATACAGTATT CTCTTTGGTGACGGTTCCAGCACCATTAAACTGAATGATGGGTTAAACAGAGTAGAGATTGAGGTGGTGGCTGAGGATGGCACCATAAAGAAATACTGTGTGGAAATCACCAGGCTGTCTGCAAAAGTTGCAGAGCTCAGTAATCTGGCTTTGGATGGAGATATTCCACTGCATCCTGAATTTTGTACCAACATCTATGAATATAATA GCCTCGTTCCCTTTCACTGTAACGCTGTCACACTGCTTCCCAAAGTggcagacaaaaacataaaacttgAAGTGAATGGGGAAGGCGGCTCACAGCAGGTCCCTCTGAACTTTGGAGACACTGTGGTGGAGATCTCAGTCTGTTCAGCAGATGGCAGTAATTCACAG GTGTACACACTGTTGGTGACTCGCAAGCTGATTCCCATGGCCGTGACCTTCGCTgatgagaagcagcagctggacTACGAATGCCCAGTATCTCTGACTGCCTTTTATAGGCCTGTATCTATCAACCACAG TGACCCAAAGCACATCTTGTCAAGGCCTTATATTGAGATGCTTGCACGGCGATCAAAGGTCGATCCACTTAACGACTGTCCTTTGGGAGATGGCTGGAAGGTTGTTGAGCTGGACCTCGACAGGAAGATGTCGGCTGCTCTGGTCAATTGTTTCTTTGCTTACCGAG gatgtGGTGGTGTGATGAAATTGTCTGAGCTGGGGTCTCACTCTGTGGACTGTCCACACAAGCCCACAGGGTACCTGGATGCAAAG GATGTGACAGAGACAGGCTGGTACAAGAAGCACTTTGCATCATCCGGTTGTTTGGAGCTcgagacaaaacacactttggAG GTACGTAGCTGGGAGAAAAGACTACAGATGACAATAGGAGAAGACAACGTGGATAAACTGTGTGCCCTGGCCCAGGATCACCTGAAAGTCTACCGACAACACCTGCCAAAGCCAG GGGACATGTTGCAGTATAAGGACGACCAGTCTCCTCTGCATAGCCTGGAGCAGGCTGCTGCCCACTATGCATCAGCTATCAGACTCAGCTCCAGAGATGCCAGGCTCCACTTCCTGCTGGGTGTCGTTCTGGAGGAGCAGCACTATGCTACAGAGATCTACGGCCTCCAGAGGAAG gctgatggagacagagatgaaTTAAGCGACGCCAAATCTACAGCACGTCAGGATGACATCCTGGCTGTGTGCAAACTCCATGGTTACCTCGGCACGCCCACAGTGCAGAACCAGCTGCAGGCCTTGGATAAAGAGTACCAGCAGCTCAAAGAGCAGGGACAATCCAGCAAAGCAGACTATGTCCAGACACTCTACATCTGGCTCTCTAAAAAAACTGGGAAG ATGAGTTTGGATAGCCATGCAGCCGTGCAGGATGAAGAGAGCTGTGTTCACCGTGCCCTGATGAAGTACCTGGATGCCTGGTCCCTGAGTCCTGACAGCTGGGAGTACAACCTCCATGTAggaaggctgctgctgcttcggGGCAGGAGCAGAGAAGCCCTGCAGCACCTCCAGAGCGGTCTGGCTCTGCATCCCCTTCATCCTGCACTCAG ATTCTTCACAGGGctggctctgctgcagcaggaacagaaggcctctgaggacacagagaaggAGGCTGCCCTGTTCTTACAACAGGGACTGGAGCACTTTGTCAGCCAGCGATGCAGCAAGag CTGGGTGGAGCAGGGTCTGTCAGAGCCTCTGTCAAGCCTTAATACACAGTTCCTCCGAGGCCTCCTCACTCTgggccagctgcagcagaggaacaCCCTGTCTGGGAAGGCCATGAGTGCAGAACAAGTGTATCACAC TGTGGCAGTGCTGACTGCCCAgagtgtgagtcagtgtgtgtgtcgtggCAAGGCGAGCGGGGAGCTGGAGTGGGTGCTCCTGGATGCTCAGTTCGCCCTGCTGCAGAGGCTGATCCAGCAGGGCAAGCGCCAGGCCAAGCCAGGCACAGAGAGACAATCCCTGACGGCAAAAAGATGCCAGGCCCTCACAGCTCTCATACGCCTCACCTCTATCGCCCCCTGTCAGGAGCTGCTGGACATGCAGGAGAAG GCATGCCAGCTAGCAGTAGTAACCACACCGCGGAGCAGTCACGCCCTGTGTCTTCTGGGTCAGGTACAGCTGGCTCAATATGATAACAACCCAAAGTCAGACAGGTCAAAGGAAGCCATAACTGATGCCTGCCTCAGCTTCCAGGCCAGCATCGAGCTGGAACACAAGAGTCAGAGTGGAGAGCCAATTGAACAGCTGAGCA GACAAAAGTGGTGGCAGgactggcaggaggaggaaaacaagaagGCTGCCACGCAGTCCATCACCCACCCAGCGGGAGTGAAGGGGCCTTCTGACACCACTATGGCCAAGAGAGGCGTTAAACAGGGCAGAGGGGGACCTGGTCAAGGGCGGGTGGCAGCAGCTGTAACCAAAGGTCCTGCTGCTACGCCCCCAGCACCCATCAGGGGAGGGAAAGCTGCCCGTCCTCCAGCCAAAACCCCTGCAGCCAG GGGGAAAGCTGGAGCAGGAACCAAGCCAGATAAATCCTCTAAACCTTCCAACAACAGTCCTAAACCCCAGTTCGCTGCCAGCAAGTCTAAACAGGAATGTTGCCCAGATACTGCTGAGATAGCGGAAG AGCCTGCTGTGGCGGACAGAGCGAGCATTTCCGGTCCAGTGAACCGAAGGTCTCATGTCTCACGACTGGGTCTGGCCCGCGCCTTCTCCCGCTCTGCAGACACCCAGGACCAGGCGAAGCAGCTCTACCACGAGGTCATCTCCATGGCACCAGGG GTCCATGATGCCTACATCGAGCTGGCGCAGCTGCTGGAGCCATCAGACCCTCAGGCTGCGGTGGAGGTGTACTGCAGATTCCCCCTGAGGCCTGTGGCCGAGCAAAGTTTCGATGATGCATTCATCACAGGAGAGATCGTCCGCATGCTGATGTCGCTGGAGCAGTACGACCACCCGCAGCTTGGCCTCAGCCTCGTGGCGTACGGCAAAGTCATGGGCCTAA GTTGCATAGACAAATACATCAACATCTTGGATGAAAAGTCCATGACAAAGCTGCTGAAGAGTGTCTATGCTAAGATCCATGACAGACAGGAGGACGATCAGGACCTACAGGACTTCTTCAAGTTCAGATGCTGGCTATAA
- the dnaaf10 gene encoding dynein axonemal assembly factor 10, with amino-acid sequence MSSPLSKPQIIAHIQKSLNYTVFDSKWIPCSAKFVCLGNFPRGTGVMQIYEALHGEAQLIKEIEKPKPIKCGTFGATSLQQRHIATGDFDGNLNIWNLEVPEVPVYTVKAHKEIVNSIDGVGGLGIGDGAPEIVTGSRDGTVKVWDPRQKDSPVANMEPVEGETKRDCWTVAFGHAFNDQDRCVCAGYDNGDIKLFDLRNMSLRWETNIKNGVCCLEFDRKDINMNKLVATSLEGKFHIFDMRTQHQTKGFASVSEKAHKSTIWQVRHLPQNRDVFMTAGGAGNLHLWKYEYPAQRSKKDSDGVDVGVAGSVNLLQNVTLSTQPIASLDWSPDKQGLCVCSGFDQCVRVLIVTKLNMV; translated from the exons CAGCGCGAAGTTTGTCTGCCTGGGGAACTTTCCTAGAGGAACCGGAGTAATGCAAATATATGAAGCGCTGCACGGAGAGGCTCAGCTAATCAAAGAG ATAGAGAAACCCAAACCCATTAAGTGTGGGACCTTTGGGGCCACCTCTCTTCAACAAAGACACATAGCAACTGGAGATTTTGATGGAAATCTCAATATATG GAATCTGGAGGTGCCTGAAGTGCCAGTGTACACTGTAAAGGCCCACAAAGAGATAGTGAATAGTATTGATGGTGTTGGTGGCCTGGGGATTGGCGATGGTGCGCCTGAGATAGTCACTGGAAGCAGAGACG GGACAGTGAAGGTGTGGGATCCCAGACAGAAGGATTCACCTGTAGCCAACATGGAGCCTGTGGAAGGAGAAACCAAGAGGGACTGCTGGACTGTTGCgtttg GTCATGCGTTCAATGATCAGGAccgttgtgtgtgtgctggctaTGACAACGGGGACATCAAACTCTTTGACCTGCGGAATATGTCGCTACGATGGGAAACCAACATTAAAAACGGG GTATGCTGCTTGGAGTTTGACAGGAAAGACATCAACATGAACAAGCTGGTGGCCACCTCACTGGAGGGAAAATTCCACATCTTTGACATGAGGACTCAGCACCAAACCAAGGGCTTCGCCTCCGTTTCCGAAAAG GCTCATAAGTCGACCATCTGGCAGGTGAGGCATTTGCCACAAAACAGAGATGTCTTCATGACCGCTGGGGGAGCAGGCAACTTACATCTATGGAAGTA CGAGTATCCAGCTCAGAGAAGCAAGAAGGACTCCGATGGGGTGGATGTGGGTGTAGCTGGCTCAGTCAACCTACTACAGAACGTCACTCTGTCCACTCAGCCAATCGCCAGCCTGGACTGGAGCCCCGACAAGcagggcctgtgtgtgtgttcgggcTTTGACCAGTGTGTCCGCGTGCTCATTGTCACCAAACTCAACATGGTGTGA